A genomic region of Deltaproteobacteria bacterium contains the following coding sequences:
- a CDS encoding GNAT family N-acetyltransferase yields MRRATAADAEALVAFTADVLRNQDADEPDARTAAWTRDLVTGRHPTCSTDDFTVVEDLRIGAIVSALCLISQTWSLAGLPCRVGQVELVGTHPDYRGRGLVRQQFEIVHDWSRRRREHFQVIDGVPWFYRQFGYEPALELRGGGSIAVPPGLLAPVDVERYRVRPATEDDLGFIARIGAATAPRYLVTCVRDEPLWRYELRSHDALSMYRPELRIVEARDGTPLGFVAHLPRLVASTLWVLGCEMVTEDLYRAAAPSILHALQTAGEGFAGGDGGERCERLGFWFSAQHPFYQPLPAVRVEPPYVWHIRVPDLPGFLRHLAPLLERRLAASVHAGHTGTLRLSFYRDGLQLTFDHGRLAAVAHWTQPRDLLGVERGQLTGAPRAHGSFPDQTFLQLLFGYRSLAELEYAFPDCLTRSDAARSLLAELFPKCPSNVWALL; encoded by the coding sequence TTGCGTCGGGCCACAGCCGCCGACGCGGAGGCGCTGGTCGCGTTCACGGCCGATGTCCTCCGCAATCAAGATGCGGACGAGCCTGATGCGCGCACGGCCGCGTGGACGCGCGACCTCGTCACCGGCCGCCATCCGACCTGCAGTACCGATGACTTCACGGTCGTCGAAGACCTGCGCATCGGTGCGATCGTGTCGGCGCTGTGTCTCATCTCTCAGACATGGTCGTTAGCTGGGCTGCCCTGTCGAGTCGGCCAAGTCGAGCTGGTCGGCACCCACCCCGACTATCGCGGCCGTGGCTTGGTGCGCCAGCAGTTCGAGATCGTGCACGACTGGAGCCGCCGCCGCCGCGAGCACTTCCAGGTCATCGACGGCGTCCCGTGGTTCTACCGCCAGTTCGGCTACGAGCCGGCGCTCGAACTGCGCGGCGGCGGCTCCATCGCCGTGCCGCCGGGCTTGCTCGCCCCCGTTGACGTCGAGCGCTATCGCGTTCGCCCCGCCACGGAAGACGACCTCGGGTTCATTGCACGTATCGGCGCGGCGACGGCGCCACGGTATCTCGTGACCTGTGTGCGCGACGAACCCCTGTGGCGCTACGAACTTCGCAGCCACGATGCGCTGAGCATGTATCGGCCCGAGTTGCGCATCGTCGAAGCCCGTGACGGCACGCCGCTGGGATTCGTGGCGCACTTACCGCGTCTGGTCGCATCCACGTTGTGGGTGCTCGGGTGTGAAATGGTGACCGAAGATCTGTACCGGGCCGCGGCCCCAAGCATCCTGCACGCTCTACAAACCGCGGGAGAGGGTTTTGCCGGGGGGGATGGCGGCGAGCGCTGTGAACGACTCGGCTTCTGGTTCAGCGCGCAGCATCCGTTCTATCAGCCTTTGCCCGCCGTGCGCGTGGAGCCGCCGTACGTGTGGCACATCCGCGTACCCGACTTGCCCGGTTTCCTGCGGCACCTTGCTCCGCTGTTGGAGCGCCGCCTCGCGGCGTCGGTTCATGCCGGCCATACCGGCACTCTGCGCCTGAGCTTCTATCGCGACGGGCTGCAGCTCACCTTCGATCACGGGCGGCTGGCGGCGGTGGCGCACTGGACCCAGCCGCGCGATCTCCTCGGCGTCGAGCGCGGGCAACTCACCGGCGCCCCTCGCGCCCACGGATCGTTTCCCGACCAGACGTTCCTGCAACTGCTGTTCGGCTACCGCTCCCTCGCAGAACTGGAATACGCCTTCCCCGACTGCCTGACCCGCAGCGATGCCGCGCGCAGCCTGCTGGCCGAGTTGTTTCCGAAGTGTCCCTCCAACGTGTGGGCGCTGCTGTAG
- a CDS encoding MaoC family dehydratase: MSTNAEKAFVLFQAGVGKEEGVGDWFTVDQARINQFADVTIDHQFIHVDPEAAKATPFGTTIAHGFLTLSLLTYLDTSIPKGDPARYAGIVMGLNYGFEKVRFVSPVKVGSRIRARSVLAKAELKAPWIQTTRTMTVEIEGEAKPAMVADWITRIMYA; this comes from the coding sequence ATGAGCACAAACGCAGAGAAGGCTTTCGTGTTGTTCCAGGCTGGCGTGGGCAAGGAAGAGGGCGTCGGAGACTGGTTCACGGTCGATCAGGCGCGTATCAATCAGTTCGCCGACGTCACCATTGATCATCAGTTCATCCACGTCGATCCCGAGGCCGCCAAGGCAACGCCGTTTGGCACCACCATCGCCCACGGGTTTCTCACGCTCTCGCTGCTGACGTACCTCGACACCTCGATCCCCAAAGGCGATCCGGCGCGCTACGCCGGCATCGTCATGGGCCTCAACTACGGCTTCGAGAAGGTGCGGTTCGTCAGCCCCGTCAAAGTGGGCAGCCGCATCCGCGCCCGCAGCGTGCTCGCCAAGGCGGAGCTGAAGGCGCCGTGGATCCAGACGACGCGCACGATGACGGTCGAGATCGAGGGCGAGGCCAAGCCCGCCATGGTCGCCGACTGGATCACGCGCATCATGTACGCGTGA